The Microcebus murinus isolate Inina chromosome 1, M.murinus_Inina_mat1.0, whole genome shotgun sequence genome includes a region encoding these proteins:
- the LOC105881195 gene encoding heterogeneous nuclear ribonucleoprotein A3 isoform X1 produces the protein MEVKPPTGRPQPDSGRRRRRQGEEGHDPKEPEQLRKLFIGGLSFETTDDSLREHFEKWGTLTDCVVMRDPQTKRSRGFGFVTYSCVEEVDAAMCARPHKVDGRVVEPKRAVSREDSVKPGAHLTVKKIFVGGIKEDTEEYNLRDYFEKYGKIETIEVMEDRQSGKKRGFAFVTFDDHDTVDKIVVQKYHTINGHNCEVKKALSKQEMQSAGSQRGRGGGSGNFMGRGGNFGGGGGNFGRGGNFGGRGGYGGGGGGSRGSYGGGDGGYNGFGGDGGNYGGGPGYSSRGGYGGGPGYGNQGGGYGGGGGGYDGYNEGGNFGGNYGGGGNYNDFGNYSGQQQSNYGPMKGGSFGGRSSGSPYDGGYGSGGGSGGYGSRRF, from the coding sequence ATGGAGGTAAAACCGCCGACCGGTCGCCCCCAGCCCGACTCCggccgtcgccgccgccgccagggGGAGGAGGGCCATGATCCAAAGGAACCAGAGCAGTTGAGAAAACTGTTTATTGGTGGTCTGAGCTTTGAAACTACAGATGATAGCTTAAgagaacattttgagaaatggggCACACTCACAGATTGTGTGGTAATGAGAGACCCCCAAACAAAACGTTCTAGGGGCTTTGGTTTTGTGACTTACTCTTGTGTTGAAGAGGTGGATGCAGCAATGTGTGCTCGACCACACAAGGTTGATGGGCGTGTTGTGGAACCAAAGAGAGCTGTTTCTAGAGAGGATTCTGTAAAGCCTGGTGCCCATCtaacagtgaagaaaatttttgttggtggtattaaagaagatacagaagAATATAATTTGAGAGACTACTTTGAAAAGTATGGAAAGATTGAAACCATAGAAGTTATGGAAGACAGGCAGAGTGGAAAAAAGAGAGGATTTGCTTTTGTAACTTTCGATGATCATGATACTGTTGATAAAATTGTTGTTCAGAAATACCACACTATTAATGGGCATAATTGTGAAGTGAAAAAGGCCCTTTCAAAACAAGAGATGCAGTCTGCTGGATCGCAAAGAGGTCGGGGAGGTGGATCTGGCAACTTTATGGGTCGTGGAGGAAActttggaggtggtggaggtaATTTTGGCCGTGGTGGAAACTTTGGTGGAAGAGGAGGctatggtggtggaggtggtggcagcagaggtagttatggaggaggtgatggtggatacaatggatttggaggtgatggtggcaacTATGGCGGTGGTCCTGGTTATAGTAGTAGAGGGGGCTATGGTGGTGGACCAGGATATGGAAACCAAGGTGGTGGATATGGCGGTGGTGGAGGAGGATATGATGGTTACAATGAAGGAGGAAATTTTGGAGGTAACTATGGTGGTGGTGGGAACTATaatgattttggaaattataGTGGACAACAGCAATCAAATTATGGACCCATGAAAGGGGGCAGTTTTGGTGGAAGAAGCTCGGGCAGTCCATATGATGGTGGTTATGGATCTGGTGGTGGAAGTGGTGGATATGGTAGCAGAAGGTtctaa
- the LOC105881195 gene encoding heterogeneous nuclear ribonucleoprotein A3 isoform X2, translating into MEGHDPKEPEQLRKLFIGGLSFETTDDSLREHFEKWGTLTDCVVMRDPQTKRSRGFGFVTYSCVEEVDAAMCARPHKVDGRVVEPKRAVSREDSVKPGAHLTVKKIFVGGIKEDTEEYNLRDYFEKYGKIETIEVMEDRQSGKKRGFAFVTFDDHDTVDKIVVQKYHTINGHNCEVKKALSKQEMQSAGSQRGRGGGSGNFMGRGGNFGGGGGNFGRGGNFGGRGGYGGGGGGSRGSYGGGDGGYNGFGGDGGNYGGGPGYSSRGGYGGGPGYGNQGGGYGGGGGGYDGYNEGGNFGGNYGGGGNYNDFGNYSGQQQSNYGPMKGGSFGGRSSGSPYDGGYGSGGGSGGYGSRRF; encoded by the exons ATGGAG GGCCATGATCCAAAGGAACCAGAGCAGTTGAGAAAACTGTTTATTGGTGGTCTGAGCTTTGAAACTACAGATGATAGCTTAAgagaacattttgagaaatggggCACACTCACAGATTGTGTGGTAATGAGAGACCCCCAAACAAAACGTTCTAGGGGCTTTGGTTTTGTGACTTACTCTTGTGTTGAAGAGGTGGATGCAGCAATGTGTGCTCGACCACACAAGGTTGATGGGCGTGTTGTGGAACCAAAGAGAGCTGTTTCTAGAGAGGATTCTGTAAAGCCTGGTGCCCATCtaacagtgaagaaaatttttgttggtggtattaaagaagatacagaagAATATAATTTGAGAGACTACTTTGAAAAGTATGGAAAGATTGAAACCATAGAAGTTATGGAAGACAGGCAGAGTGGAAAAAAGAGAGGATTTGCTTTTGTAACTTTCGATGATCATGATACTGTTGATAAAATTGTTGTTCAGAAATACCACACTATTAATGGGCATAATTGTGAAGTGAAAAAGGCCCTTTCAAAACAAGAGATGCAGTCTGCTGGATCGCAAAGAGGTCGGGGAGGTGGATCTGGCAACTTTATGGGTCGTGGAGGAAActttggaggtggtggaggtaATTTTGGCCGTGGTGGAAACTTTGGTGGAAGAGGAGGctatggtggtggaggtggtggcagcagaggtagttatggaggaggtgatggtggatacaatggatttggaggtgatggtggcaacTATGGCGGTGGTCCTGGTTATAGTAGTAGAGGGGGCTATGGTGGTGGACCAGGATATGGAAACCAAGGTGGTGGATATGGCGGTGGTGGAGGAGGATATGATGGTTACAATGAAGGAGGAAATTTTGGAGGTAACTATGGTGGTGGTGGGAACTATaatgattttggaaattataGTGGACAACAGCAATCAAATTATGGACCCATGAAAGGGGGCAGTTTTGGTGGAAGAAGCTCGGGCAGTCCATATGATGGTGGTTATGGATCTGGTGGTGGAAGTGGTGGATATGGTAGCAGAAGGTtctaa